The region GACGCCGACGAGCTGCCGGGGCTGGTCGGCGGTCTCGGTCCGGAGTGGGCCGGGCTGTCGGTGACGATGCCGGGCAAGCGCGCCGCGCTGGCCCTCGCCGACGTGGTGACCGACCGCGCCGCCGCGGTCGGGGCGGCCAACACCCTGACCCCGCGTCCAGGCGGCGGCTGGGCGGCCGACTGCACCGACGTCGAGGGGGTGACCGGCGCGCTGCGCGCGGCGGGAGGCTTCACCACCGGGCACCGGGCGCTGCTGCTGGGCGCGGGCGGTACCGCCGCCGCGGCGCTGGCGGGGCTGGCCGAACTGGGCGTCCGCGAGGTGGTGCTCGCGGTGCGCGAGCCCGCCAGGGCGGGCGAGGCGCTGGAGACCGCGCAGCAGGTGGGCCTGCGGGTGCGGACCGAGCGGCTCGATGAAGTGGACCTCGCGGCCGAGGTGCCGGCCGCCGACGTCGTGGTCTCGACGCTGCCCGCCGGTGCCGTGGACGCCCACGCGCCGGCGCTGGCGCGCGCCGCGTGCCTGCTCGACGTCGTCTACCACCCGTGGCCCACACCGCTGTCCACCGCGGTGGCCGACGCCGGGGGCCGGCTGGCGACCGGCCTGGACATGCTGCTGCACCAGGCGTTCGGGCAGGTCGAGCAGTTCACCGGCCGCACCGCTCCGCGCCGTGCGATGCGCGACGCGCTGGCGGCGGCGACCGGCGGGCAGGTGCCCCTCCCGCTGTGAGCGACGCGCGCTCGCCTCACCGGTAGGTGGCGTCGGCAGGGGAGCCGCCCTGCACCTGCTCGATGCGTTCGGCCTGCATCGCGGCCAGCCGCTGCGCCACCTCGGTGTCCTTGGACTCGTCGGTGATGACGGCGACGACGGTGCCCACCCGCAGCACCACCCGCGTCTCGTCGGAGTCCTGGTAGGCGTGGCTCTCGTCGCCGACGGCGGGCAGGTCGATCTCGGTGAGCTCGTCCTTGCCGCCCAGCCAGTCCACCAGCGCCCGATACCGGGATCCGGCGCCGTCCGGGGTGCCGAAGGCCTGCAGGCCGACGGTCGCCGAGTCGCCTCCTGGCCGCTCCAACTCCTGCTTCGCCACGACCAGGACACCTTGGCAACCGGCCTCGGTGTCGTACCGGCAGCCGTTCACCGCGTCGTCGCCGGCGGCGAGCCTGGAGTCGGAGCCGTCGGCCGACCAGCCGGCGGGCAGCGCGCCGGCGTCGGGGAGGGCCTGCCGCACCTGCTGCGGGTTCAGCGGTGCGCCCGAGCCGCCACAGCCGGACAGGGCGGCCACCAGCGCCGCCGACAACGCCCCGCGCGCCCACATCTGGTCGTCCATCTTCCATCCCCTCGGCCGCTGCGGTGTGGGTCCCGGGTGGGACGCGGCACGATCATGGAAGGTTCCGGTGCGAACTGTCGAGCATTGCCGGTCCACCGGGGACGGCCGCGCACGCACGAGGGCCCCTGCCGTGGCGGATTCAAGGGGTCGTCGCAACACAGGTGATTAACTGGCTTTGGTCAGGAGCATAGCGAGGCGCTCGGCTGGGGAGTCCCAGCCGAGCGTTTTGCGTGGTCGCCCGTTGAGCTGTTGGGCGACGTGCTCGAGGTCCTCGGGTCCGTAAGTGCCGAGGTCGGTGCCCTTGGGGAAGTACTGGCGCAGCAGTCCGTTGGTGTTTTCGTTGGTACCGCGCTGCCAGGGACTGGCCGGGTCGCAGAAGTAGACCGGCATGTCGGTGGCCATGGTGAACTGCTTGTGGCGGGCCATCTCGGCTCCCTGGTCCCAGGTCAGCGAGCCACGGAGGTGATTCGGCAGCGTTGTGATCGTCGCTACGAGTCCGTCCCGGACCGTTTCGGCGTCGTGCCCGTTCGGTAGGTGGACCAGCATGGTGTACCGCGTGGTGCGCTCTACCAGGGTGCCGATCGCGGACTGGCTGCCAGCGCCAATGATCAAGTCTCCCTCCCAGTGGCCGGGCACGGCCCGGTCGGCGGCCTCGGCGGGGCGGTCGCTGATCATCACCATCGGGTCGATGAACCGCGCGGTGCGCTGGTTCGGGTTGCGGCGTGGCTTGCGGCGGGTCCGGCCGGTGCGGATCGCGGCCTGTACTTCGCGTTTGAGACCACCGCGGGCCTGGAAGTACAGCGCCTGGTAGATCGTCTCCACGCTCACTCGCATCCTCTGGTCGCCGGGATGCTCCTTGCCTAGAGCGTGGCAGATCTGCTCCGGTGACCAGCGCTCGCGCAGGCCATCGGCCACGAACTGGCGTAACGGGCCCTGCGCGATCAGCTTGCGTTGCTTCGGGCGTGGCCGACGGGCGGCCGCCGCGCGGTGGGCCGCATATGGCTGGTAGCCGCCGTGGGTGGAGTTCGCGCGGATCTCCCGCAAGATCGTGCTGGCTGAGCGCCCCAACGCGCTCCCGATGTCCCGCAGTGAGTGGCCCTCGGCCCGCAGGTCCCGGATCCGCTCCCGCTCCACCAAGGTCAGCAGCCGGGGATGCAACTGCTTGTCCAGTGCGGACAGCTTGGGCGCTGGGGAGTTCACGTCGACGATCGTGCTGGTGCCCGTCGCGTAATCGACACGAACCCCGTTCGGGTAGGTCCGCGCGTTCCGGCTCTTGCGGACCCCGTAGTCCCAGTCCTTCGCCGTGCGCTCGTTGATGCCCACCCGCTCGGCCGCCCGACGTCGGGCCACACCCTCGGAACGCAACCGCTCGTACTCCTCGCGCCGTGGGTGTCGACGCGACGCTCGAATCGACCGCCGCCCAGCCTGCCGGGCCCAACCAAAGGCCGTGTTCCGGTTCAGGCCCAGCTCACGGGCCGCCACAGTGACGCTCCCAACCGCATCAAGCCGGTCCAGGAAACGTTGCTTCAGCTCGGCACGGTCACCCTCACATGCCACGGTCCTCGCAACTCCCACAGGTCGCAGGTGTTGCGAGGACCGCTAGAACCCCCGCGTCCGGCAGGGGCCCTCGCTGGTCGCGGGAGGCGGCTCAGCTCTCGTCGAGGTCCGAGCCGACGAGCTGGACGAGGTGGTCGAGGGCGGCCTCGGCGCCCTCGCCCTCGGCCGAGAGCACGACCTCGTCGCCGTGCGCCGCGCCCAGCGTCATCAGGCCGAGGATGCTGCCCGCCTCCACCGGCTGGGTGTCGTCCTTGCGGATCGTGATCTTGACCGACTGCGCGGCGGCGGCCTTGGCCACCAGGGCAGCCGGACGCGCGTGCAGTCCCACCTTGCTCGCCACGGTGACCCGTCGCTCAGGCATGGATGCTCCGTTCTCGAATAGGCTCACGCGCCGGTCGCGGCCGGCTCAGCTGCGGGCACCGCCGGTGTCGGGGTCGGGTGTGCCGCTCCCGGCATTATCCGTGGTCTTCCGGGGTGCCGACGATGTGTCTCCGCTCGCAGCCTGCTCGGTGGCCGCGGCGCCTTCCTCCTCCTCACGTCCGGGGGTGCGCAGGTTCCACTTGGTGATGATGAAGCGGAACAGGAAGTAGTAGACGACGGCGTAGCCCAGCCCGATCGGGATGAGCAGCAGCGACTTCTGCGAGATGCCGAAGTTGAGCACGTAGTCGATCGCACCGGCGGAGAATCCGAACCCGCTGTGGATGTCCAGCGCGTTGACCAGGGCCATCGACGTGCCGGTGAGCACCGCGTGGATCAGCAGCAGCGGCCAGGCCACGAAGATGAACGAGAACTCCAGCGGCTCGGTGATGCCGGTGAGGAACGCGGTGAGCGCGGTGGAGAGCATCACACCGCCCACGATCTTGCGCTGCGAGGGCTTCGCGCACTGCCAGATCGCCAGCGCGGCGGCGGGCAGGGCGAACATGAAGATCGGGAAGAAGCCGGTCATGAAGGTGCCCGCGGACGGGTCGCCGCCGAAGAAGCGGGCGATGTCGCCCTTCTCGCCGTGGTAGTCGCCGAACAGGAACCAGACCACGTTGTTGGGGATGTGGTGCAGGCCGAACGGCAGCAGCAGGCGGTTGACCACGCCGTAGACGCCGCCGCCGATCACGGCGTTGGCTGTGACGGCGTCGCTGAAGGCGGTCAGCCCCGCGTCGAACAGCGGGAACAGCAGGCCCATGACCACGCCGACCACCAGCATCGCCAGCGAGGTGACGATGGGCACGAAGCGCCGTCCGCCGAAGAAGCCGAGGTAGTCGGGCAGCTTGATGCGGTGGTAGCGCTGCCACAGCCAGGCCGCGGTGAGACCGGCGATGATGCCGCCGAGCACGCCGTAGGGGCCCTTGTTGTAGGCGGTGCCCTCCTCGGGCTTGGCGATCTCCCACAGCACGCCGGAGAGCACCAGGTACCCGACCGCCGCCGACAGCGCGGTCGAGCCGTCGGCCTTCTTGGCGAAGCCGATGGCCACGCCGATGGCGAACAGCAGCGGCAGGTTGTCGAACAGCGCGCCACCCGCCGCGCCGATGACGCCGGCGACCGTCTGCAGGCCGGGAACGGCTCCGAGCAGGTCGTCCTGGCCCAGGCGCAGCAGCAGCGCCGCCGCGGGCAGGACCGCGATGGGCAGCATCAGGCTGCGGCCCAGTCTTTGCAGCAGTGCGAATCCCTTGCTGCCGGACGCCGGTGGGGCGCTGGCACTCATCGGTTACCTCCTGGTAGGCGGTCGTGGCCTTGCAAGTCGTCCGGGTTGCGGTCGAGCCGCATCGTCACCTGGTACAGGTCGCCCCGGTACCAGGAAGTCATGTCCTCCACGGGCCGTCCCTGCGCGGTGGACACCCGCCGGAACACCAGGACCGGACTGCCCGGGCGGACGCCGAGCAGCCGGGCGGTCTCCGGGTCGGCGCCCTCGGCCAGCACGGTCTGGGTGCCGTGCTCCAGCCGCACGCCGTAGACGCGGTCGAGCAGCGTGTAGAGCGAGTCGGTGAGGCACTGGCCGAGCAGGCCGGGCACCAGCTCGGGGTGGTACCAGCCGCGCTCGACGGCCATCGGCGCGCCGTCGGCCTTGCGCAGCCGGAACAGCCAGTAGGCCGGGCTCCCGGCGGGCAGTCCCAGCGCCTCGGCCGTGGCGTGCGGCGGCACCGCCTCGGCGCCGTCGAGCACCACGGTCTCCGGGCGCATCCCGCGGCGGCGCATGTCCTCGCTGAAGGAGGCCAGGTGCAGGGCGGAGTCGACGCGGGGCCGGGTGGTGAAGGTGCCCTTGCCGCGCACCCGCACCAGCAGGCCGTCGGCGACCAGCTGCCCGACGGCCTCGCGCACGGTCAGCCGGGAGACGCCGTAGCGGGTGGCCAGCTCCCGTTCCGAGGGCACCGGCGAGCCGGGCAGCAGCTCGCCGGAGGCGAGCTCGCGCAGGATCTCCCGGAGCTGCACGTGCTTGGGCAGCGGCCCGTCGCGCAGCGCGCCGGAGGCGAGGTGCACCTCCTGACGACGCTGTTCGCCTGCGGTGGTCCCGCCGGGATCCACCGTGCGCTGTGCGGCCACGCTGCCTCCTGTGGGACTGCCGTGCGCGGGCTCCCCGACGATGATCCGAGGTCGGCGTCGATCTCGCTCGCTCTGCTGCTGTTCAGTCCCGATCTCCGGTTGGTACTGTCCGGTCTAAACCAGTTGGATGCGAAGATTGCGCGGTCCGCGTGCGGGTGTCAAGGCGGTGTGGTTTTCGTTGCCGCATCGACATCCGGTGGCGCAAGATCGTCTGGACCGCGGGCCGGGCGCGGGTCGCGCACCGGCTGACGACGAAGGGAGCTCGGGGTGGCTGCTGACAAGGCCGCCGCGATCCTGGCCGCACTGGGCGGCGGGAGCAACGTGGTGGAGATCGAGCCGTGCATCACGCGGCTGCGCTGCGAGGTCAGCGACGGGGCGAAGGTCGACGAGGCGGGGCTGAAGGCCGCGGGCGCGCACGGCGTGATGCGCCAGGGCTCGATCGTGCAGGTGGTCGTCGGCCCGGAGGCCGACTCGCTGGCCGAGGACATCGAGGACCTGTTGTGAGCATCGAGGTGGGCAGCCCGGTCCCGGGGCTGGCGGCCCCGATCAGCGAGGTCCCGGACCCGGTGTTCTCGCAGGCGATGGTCGGTCCCGGTGTGGCGGTGAAGCCCGAGCCGGGCAGCGCCGACGCCGTCGCCCCGATCGCCGGGACGGTCGCGACGCTGCACCCGCACGCGTTCGTCGTCGCCGCGCCGGGCGGCACGGCGGTCCTGGTCCACCTGGGCATCGACACGGTCAAGCTCAAGGGCGAGGGCTTCACGCTGCACGTGGCCAAGGGCGACGTGGTCGAGGCGGGGCAGCGCATCGTGACCTGGAACCCGACCGAGGTCGAGTCGCACGGCTACTCCTCGGTGTGCCCGGTCGTGGCGCTCGACGTCGCGCCGGAGGCGCTCAGCGACCTGCGCGAGGACGGCCGCGTCGAGGCCGGCGACGCGCTGTTCGCCGTCAGCGGCTGAGCGAGTCCGCCCTGGAGTCCTTCGGGTTGCCGTAGCGGCCCGAAGGACTCCACGGCGCGTCGCCGGCCTCGCAGCGCGCGGGAAAGCGCGTCGCACGAGTCGCGGGTCTGCCGCACGACACGCGGGTTTTCAGCGCCGGCGTCCCGCCGTCGGGCGGGCGTCCGGCCGATCCTTCGCCGGTGACCTGGTCTGTGGTGGCCGGGACGGCGGGTGCCGTCGCCGGTGGGTTGGGCGGGATGCTGCTGCGTTCGCTGCGCAGGGGCGTGGTGGTGCCGAGGTTCGCGTGCGGTCTCGCGGTCGCGGTGCTGTGGTCGGTGGTGGGGCTCTCGGTCTCCTGCGGCTGGATGCCGCCGTGGTGGGTGCCGGTGCCGCTGTGGCTGGGGTGGCTCGCGGTCCTGCTCACCGCGTGCGACCTGATCGCACGCCGCCTCCCCGACGTGCTCACCCTCACCGCCTACCCGGTGGCCGCGCTGCTGCTGGGGGCGGCGGACCCGGGTCTGCTGCTCGGCGGCCTCACCGGGCTGGTCCTCTTCGCCGGTCTCTACCTGGGCGTGCGCGTCCTCTCGCCGGCGTCGATCGGGCCGGGGGACGTGAAGCTGGCCGGGAGCCTGGGCGCCGTGGTGGGCGCGGTGTCGGTTCCCGCCGTGCTGGGCTGCGTCGCCGTGGCGGCGGGGCTGACGCTGGTGGTGGCGGCCCGGTCCCGGGGCGCCGCGGTCGCGCACGGCCCGGCGATGCTGCTACCCGCGTGGCTGGTCGCGGCCTTCCCGGCGGCGTTCGGCGGTCCGGAGGTCACCGCGGGTGCCTGGTGAGCCGTGGATCCGCCGGATGCAGCACCCGGAAGCGTCCGGCCTGCACCTATCGTGGCAGGATCTACAGGTGTGCTGCGCTGGATGACCGCTGGAGAATCGCACGGCCCCGCCCTGGTCGCGGTGCTGGAGGGAATGGTCGCCGGGGTCGAGGTGACCACCGCCGACATCGCCGCCGAGCTGGAGCGCCGCAAGCTCGGCTTCGGTCGCAGCCCCCGGATGAACTTCGAGGCCGACGAGCTGGAGATCATCGGCGGCGTGCGGCACGGCCGCACCCAGGGCGGCCCGGTCGCGGTGCGCATCGCCAACACCGAGTGGCCCAAGTGGGAGCAGGTCATGGCCGCCGACCCGGTGGACCCCGACGTGCTCGCCTCGCTGGCCCGCAACGAGCCGCTCACCCGCCCGCGCCCCGGCCACGCCGACCTGGCCGGCATGCAGAAGTACGGCTTCGAGGAGTCGCGCCCGGTGCTGGAGCGCGCCAGCGCGCGCGAGACCGCCGCGCGGGTCGCGGTGGGCACGGTCGCACGGCACTTCCTGCGCCAGCTGCTCGGTGTCGAGATCCTCAGCCACGTCGTCAGCCTCGGCGGCGTCAGCGCGGAATCGGACCACCTGCCCGGCCCGGACGACCTCAAGGCCATCGACGACAACCCCGTGCGCGCCTTCGGCGACGCCGCGACCGAGCGGATGATGGCCGAGGTCGACGCGGCCAAGAAGGACGGCGACACCCTCGGCGGCGTCGTCGAGGTCATCGCCTACGGCCTGCCGCCGGGCATCGGCTCGCACGTGCACTGGGACCGCAAGCTCGACGCCCGGCTGGCGGGCGCGCTGATGAGCATCCAGGCGATCAAGGGCGTGGAGATCGGCGAGGGCTTCGCCAACGCCCACCGGCGCGGCAGCGCCGCCCACGACGAGATCTACCCGGCAGAGGGCGAGCGCTGGGTGCGCCGCGGCAGCAACCGCGCGGGCGGTCTGGAAGGCGGCATCACCAACGGCGAGCCGCTGGTCGTGCGCGCCGCCAAGAAGCCCATCTCCAGCCTGCCCCGCGCGCTGGCCACGGTGGACGTCGTCACCGGCGAGCCCGCGCAGGCGATGCACCAGCGCTCCGACATCACCGCCGTGCCCCGCGCGGCCGTGGTCGCCGAGACGATGGTGGCGCTGGTGCTGGCCGAGGCCGTGCTGGAGAAGTTCGGCGGCGACTCGCTGCCGGAGACCCGCCGCAACGTCGAGGGCTACCTGGCCGGGCTGCGGGAGCGCGCCGAGAAGCGGCAGGTGCGCTGATGAGCCCGTGCGCGGTGGTCGTCGGCCCGCCCGGGGCCGGCAAGACGACGGTCGGACG is a window of Saccharopolyspora erythraea NRRL 2338 DNA encoding:
- a CDS encoding GntR family transcriptional regulator, with protein sequence MHLASGALRDGPLPKHVQLREILRELASGELLPGSPVPSERELATRYGVSRLTVREAVGQLVADGLLVRVRGKGTFTTRPRVDSALHLASFSEDMRRRGMRPETVVLDGAEAVPPHATAEALGLPAGSPAYWLFRLRKADGAPMAVERGWYHPELVPGLLGQCLTDSLYTLLDRVYGVRLEHGTQTVLAEGADPETARLLGVRPGSPVLVFRRVSTAQGRPVEDMTSWYRGDLYQVTMRLDRNPDDLQGHDRLPGGNR
- the aroC gene encoding chorismate synthase, whose product is MLRWMTAGESHGPALVAVLEGMVAGVEVTTADIAAELERRKLGFGRSPRMNFEADELEIIGGVRHGRTQGGPVAVRIANTEWPKWEQVMAADPVDPDVLASLARNEPLTRPRPGHADLAGMQKYGFEESRPVLERASARETAARVAVGTVARHFLRQLLGVEILSHVVSLGGVSAESDHLPGPDDLKAIDDNPVRAFGDAATERMMAEVDAAKKDGDTLGGVVEVIAYGLPPGIGSHVHWDRKLDARLAGALMSIQAIKGVEIGEGFANAHRRGSAAHDEIYPAEGERWVRRGSNRAGGLEGGITNGEPLVVRAAKKPISSLPRALATVDVVTGEPAQAMHQRSDITAVPRAAVVAETMVALVLAEAVLEKFGGDSLPETRRNVEGYLAGLRERAEKRQVR
- a CDS encoding IS30 family transposase, which translates into the protein MARRRAAERVGINERTAKDWDYGVRKSRNARTYPNGVRVDYATGTSTIVDVNSPAPKLSALDKQLHPRLLTLVERERIRDLRAEGHSLRDIGSALGRSASTILREIRANSTHGGYQPYAAHRAAAARRPRPKQRKLIAQGPLRQFVADGLRERWSPEQICHALGKEHPGDQRMRVSVETIYQALYFQARGGLKREVQAAIRTGRTRRKPRRNPNQRTARFIDPMVMISDRPAEAADRAVPGHWEGDLIIGAGSQSAIGTLVERTTRYTMLVHLPNGHDAETVRDGLVATITTLPNHLRGSLTWDQGAEMARHKQFTMATDMPVYFCDPASPWQRGTNENTNGLLRQYFPKGTDLGTYGPEDLEHVAQQLNGRPRKTLGWDSPAERLAMLLTKAS
- a CDS encoding glucose PTS transporter subunit EIIB — its product is MAADKAAAILAALGGGSNVVEIEPCITRLRCEVSDGAKVDEAGLKAAGAHGVMRQGSIVQVVVGPEADSLAEDIEDLL
- a CDS encoding PTS transporter subunit EIIC, whose translation is MSASAPPASGSKGFALLQRLGRSLMLPIAVLPAAALLLRLGQDDLLGAVPGLQTVAGVIGAAGGALFDNLPLLFAIGVAIGFAKKADGSTALSAAVGYLVLSGVLWEIAKPEEGTAYNKGPYGVLGGIIAGLTAAWLWQRYHRIKLPDYLGFFGGRRFVPIVTSLAMLVVGVVMGLLFPLFDAGLTAFSDAVTANAVIGGGVYGVVNRLLLPFGLHHIPNNVVWFLFGDYHGEKGDIARFFGGDPSAGTFMTGFFPIFMFALPAAALAIWQCAKPSQRKIVGGVMLSTALTAFLTGITEPLEFSFIFVAWPLLLIHAVLTGTSMALVNALDIHSGFGFSAGAIDYVLNFGISQKSLLLIPIGLGYAVVYYFLFRFIITKWNLRTPGREEEEGAAATEQAASGDTSSAPRKTTDNAGSGTPDPDTGGARS
- a CDS encoding HPr family phosphocarrier protein; amino-acid sequence: MPERRVTVASKVGLHARPAALVAKAAAAQSVKITIRKDDTQPVEAGSILGLMTLGAAHGDEVVLSAEGEGAEAALDHLVQLVGSDLDES
- a CDS encoding PTS sugar transporter subunit IIA, whose product is MSIEVGSPVPGLAAPISEVPDPVFSQAMVGPGVAVKPEPGSADAVAPIAGTVATLHPHAFVVAAPGGTAVLVHLGIDTVKLKGEGFTLHVAKGDVVEAGQRIVTWNPTEVESHGYSSVCPVVALDVAPEALSDLREDGRVEAGDALFAVSG
- a CDS encoding prepilin peptidase, which encodes MTWSVVAGTAGAVAGGLGGMLLRSLRRGVVVPRFACGLAVAVLWSVVGLSVSCGWMPPWWVPVPLWLGWLAVLLTACDLIARRLPDVLTLTAYPVAALLLGAADPGLLLGGLTGLVLFAGLYLGVRVLSPASIGPGDVKLAGSLGAVVGAVSVPAVLGCVAVAAGLTLVVAARSRGAAVAHGPAMLLPAWLVAAFPAAFGGPEVTAGAW
- a CDS encoding shikimate dehydrogenase, with amino-acid sequence MARSEARRAAVVGKPIEHSLSPVLHGAAYAELGLGDWTYERIEADADELPGLVGGLGPEWAGLSVTMPGKRAALALADVVTDRAAAVGAANTLTPRPGGGWAADCTDVEGVTGALRAAGGFTTGHRALLLGAGGTAAAALAGLAELGVREVVLAVREPARAGEALETAQQVGLRVRTERLDEVDLAAEVPAADVVVSTLPAGAVDAHAPALARAACLLDVVYHPWPTPLSTAVADAGGRLATGLDMLLHQAFGQVEQFTGRTAPRRAMRDALAAATGGQVPLPL